A portion of the Pseudoalteromonas luteoviolacea genome contains these proteins:
- a CDS encoding macro domain-containing protein, which yields MSIDVTVVHGDLLEQKVDAIVNSWNRNIIPWWLLLPQGVSGAIKRKAGTMPFKEVAKFGAIPLGEARLTSAGSLDYKGIIHVAGINLCWFATQYSVTQSVKSAILLAQQQDFKHIAMPLIGAGSGNRSTRWSYQCIMNTLDQLDSPVAVKLVKFTAD from the coding sequence ATGAGTATTGACGTCACCGTAGTACATGGCGATTTGTTAGAGCAAAAAGTGGATGCGATAGTAAATAGCTGGAATCGCAATATCATTCCTTGGTGGTTATTGCTGCCACAGGGCGTATCAGGGGCAATTAAACGAAAAGCGGGGACTATGCCTTTTAAAGAGGTTGCAAAGTTTGGTGCAATCCCGCTTGGTGAAGCTAGGCTGACTTCTGCGGGTAGCTTGGATTATAAAGGCATTATTCACGTTGCGGGCATAAATTTATGCTGGTTTGCCACACAATATTCAGTGACGCAGTCTGTTAAGAGTGCCATTTTGCTTGCTCAGCAACAAGATTTTAAGCACATTGCAATGCCTTTGATTGGTGCAGGTTCTGGTAACCGCTCTACACGATGGTCTTATCAATGTATTATGAATACACTCGATCAGTTAGATAGCCCAGTTGCGGTGAAACTGGTTAAATTTACCGCGGATTAG
- a CDS encoding response regulator, with protein MNIVIIEDEPAIADTLTHVLEMDGFNVVWFNTAGAGLTHLQTNQSDLLILDVGLPDGNGFELCKQIREFSALPIIFLTARADEIDRVVGLEIGADDYVTKPFSPREMLARVKLRLKPRQTSLPAAVKKLSSGLVSENYDFYKGGVGLGLTALEFRVLDALLQSSPRILSRQQLMDFAQMPAEEAYERNIDSHIKAIRNKLKAVDMSEHLKTKRGFGYYFEYSEL; from the coding sequence TTGAATATTGTCATCATTGAAGATGAACCTGCAATTGCAGATACATTGACACATGTACTTGAGATGGATGGCTTCAATGTCGTCTGGTTCAATACCGCGGGGGCTGGCCTTACTCACTTACAAACTAACCAATCGGACTTATTGATTCTTGATGTTGGCTTACCTGATGGTAATGGCTTTGAATTATGTAAACAGATCCGAGAATTTTCGGCATTGCCTATTATATTCTTAACTGCCCGCGCTGACGAAATTGACCGTGTTGTAGGGTTAGAGATTGGGGCAGATGATTATGTTACTAAGCCATTTAGCCCAAGAGAGATGCTCGCTCGAGTAAAGCTCAGACTCAAGCCTCGTCAAACATCATTGCCCGCAGCAGTAAAGAAATTATCAAGTGGCTTAGTGTCTGAAAACTATGATTTTTATAAAGGTGGTGTTGGGCTTGGTTTGACTGCGCTGGAGTTTAGGGTGTTGGACGCATTGTTGCAGTCATCACCGCGCATATTGAGTCGTCAACAATTGATGGATTTTGCCCAGATGCCAGCAGAAGAGGCTTATGAGCGCAATATTGATTCTCATATTAAAGCCATTCGTAACAAGCTTAAAGCAGTAGATATGAGCGAACACCTTAAGACCAAACGTGGATTTGGGTATTATTTTGAATACTCGGAGTTATGA
- the creC gene encoding two-component system sensor histidine kinase CreC — translation MQRWPKIPLGIRLFLLYFVIVIMTTYFVSSTLIKEIKPTVRQTTEETLVDMANLLAVLIADDLANDTLQNSKIADLLQQFGNRSVDAAIWGVDKKSMTHRIYVTDSHGIVVADSWQQDIGSDFSRWNDVYLTLRGEYGARSTATDPNDPLSTVMHVAAPIIHQGKTIGSLTVAKANRSVQPFIELSKERVFNWLGIMSVMVLLVGAVVAWRINSALKKLSVYAYKMGRGEKASKPTFRVFYEYAQLSDALSEMRNQLDGKDYVATYVETLTHELKSPLSGIKGASELLQMPLEERKRQQFASNIERESARMQSLIDKLLVLAKLEKQPELEQTSDIQSRDLVNSVADILSIKLEQKSVKYQFDDSQNIALVGDEFLLRQALLNLFDNALDFIVEGGEITVRIEPRDKHCCFVIFNQGEHIPDYALPRLTERFYSLPRANGNKSTGLGLNFVEQVAKLHFGYLNVCNQPEGVEVTLAIKTP, via the coding sequence ATGCAGCGATGGCCTAAAATTCCGCTTGGGATCAGATTGTTTTTGCTCTATTTCGTTATTGTGATCATGACGACTTACTTTGTTAGCTCGACGCTTATCAAAGAAATTAAGCCAACGGTTAGACAGACAACAGAAGAAACCTTGGTAGATATGGCGAATTTGCTCGCTGTGCTGATTGCGGATGATTTGGCAAATGACACACTACAAAACAGTAAAATAGCTGATTTACTCCAGCAGTTTGGTAATCGTAGTGTAGATGCGGCGATTTGGGGCGTAGATAAAAAGTCGATGACTCATCGTATTTACGTTACTGATAGTCATGGGATTGTCGTGGCGGACTCGTGGCAGCAAGATATTGGCAGTGACTTTTCTAGGTGGAATGACGTTTATCTGACTTTGCGAGGCGAGTACGGCGCGCGTTCAACGGCTACTGACCCCAACGACCCACTTTCAACGGTGATGCATGTTGCGGCACCGATTATCCATCAAGGTAAAACCATCGGCAGTTTGACGGTTGCTAAGGCTAATCGCTCTGTTCAGCCTTTTATAGAGCTCTCCAAGGAGCGAGTGTTTAATTGGCTGGGCATAATGAGCGTGATGGTTTTATTGGTTGGTGCCGTGGTAGCTTGGCGGATTAACTCAGCACTGAAAAAACTGTCTGTCTACGCGTATAAAATGGGGCGAGGCGAAAAGGCAAGTAAACCGACTTTTAGGGTGTTTTACGAATATGCGCAACTCAGTGATGCGCTTTCTGAGATGAGAAATCAGCTAGATGGCAAAGATTACGTCGCCACGTATGTTGAAACTTTAACTCACGAACTCAAGAGCCCACTGTCTGGGATTAAAGGCGCCAGTGAATTGCTCCAAATGCCCCTCGAAGAGAGGAAGCGGCAACAATTTGCAAGCAACATTGAGCGCGAGTCTGCGCGGATGCAATCCTTAATTGATAAATTACTGGTATTGGCAAAACTTGAAAAGCAGCCTGAACTTGAGCAAACCAGCGATATTCAAAGCCGTGATTTGGTCAATTCAGTTGCAGATATCTTGAGCATTAAGCTTGAGCAAAAATCAGTGAAGTATCAGTTTGATGACAGTCAAAATATTGCGCTTGTCGGAGATGAGTTTTTACTACGCCAAGCCTTATTGAATCTGTTTGATAATGCGTTAGATTTTATTGTAGAGGGCGGCGAGATCACAGTGCGCATTGAGCCGCGAGACAAGCATTGCTGCTTTGTGATTTTTAACCAAGGCGAACACATACCCGACTATGCATTACCTCGTTTAACAGAGCGGTTTTATTCACTGCCAAGAGCCAATGGCAATAAAAGCACAGGGCTTGGGCTGAATTTTGTTGAGCAAGTGGCTAAGTTACACTTTGGCTATTTAAATGTTTGCAATCAGCCAGAGGGCGTTGAAGTCACACTCGCGATTAAAACTCCATAA
- the creD gene encoding cell envelope integrity protein CreD, translated as MNNHNKEKIGIKFATLIGVLLFLMIPIMFIADLIDERSSIQQQVQQEIAKSSSDEQRLIGPFLYIEYEREVMRNQETKTIKNKAFVLPDTLKVHAKLDTFEKYRSIYKATLYRSINTISGEFSVAHLNELEADKILSVNLVFGIQDIRGIGLDSVLKVANKEVDMLPGTLLTSIKEGVHAPIAVSALSQETLAFSADLHLQGMIRLAVSPLGSETHVSMSANWPHPSFEGEYLPLSSDISDEAFTARWQASYFSTNMQSIFTSCVMRNECTELMNRTLGVALVDPVDHYLKSHRAINYALLVILLVMASFFLLELVRSEPIHPVQYGFVGVTLAIFYLLLISLSEHLGFGLAYVISTLSATGLLGWYVAGVLNNAKLGVYFSLGLAMLYSLLYGMLGAEDYALLMGSLMCFIVLSLVMILTRKVNWYGSAQQSVSKTTCETDHESISKT; from the coding sequence ATGAATAATCACAATAAAGAAAAAATCGGAATTAAGTTTGCCACTTTAATTGGCGTGTTACTTTTTCTGATGATCCCCATCATGTTCATTGCCGATTTAATTGATGAACGAAGTTCAATACAGCAACAAGTGCAACAAGAAATTGCCAAAAGCAGCAGTGACGAGCAGCGTCTGATTGGCCCGTTTTTATACATAGAATACGAGCGGGAAGTAATGCGTAATCAGGAAACCAAAACCATTAAAAATAAGGCGTTTGTTCTGCCTGACACACTGAAAGTTCATGCAAAGTTAGATACGTTTGAGAAGTATCGTAGCATTTATAAAGCCACTTTATACCGCTCTATTAATACCATCTCCGGTGAATTTTCAGTGGCGCATCTTAATGAGCTTGAGGCTGACAAAATACTGTCAGTAAATTTGGTGTTTGGTATTCAAGATATTCGCGGCATAGGTCTAGATTCTGTGCTTAAAGTAGCGAACAAAGAAGTAGACATGTTACCAGGCACTCTGCTTACCAGCATAAAAGAGGGAGTTCATGCGCCAATTGCTGTTTCTGCGTTATCACAAGAAACATTGGCTTTCTCTGCTGATTTACATTTGCAAGGCATGATCCGCCTTGCTGTGTCGCCGCTTGGCAGTGAAACCCATGTAAGCATGTCAGCAAACTGGCCTCACCCTAGTTTTGAAGGAGAGTATTTACCACTGAGTTCGGACATCAGTGACGAAGCTTTTACTGCGCGTTGGCAAGCTAGTTATTTCTCTACCAACATGCAAAGCATATTTACCAGTTGCGTGATGCGTAATGAATGTACAGAACTTATGAACCGTACTTTGGGCGTTGCCCTTGTTGACCCGGTTGATCATTATTTAAAAAGTCATCGCGCTATTAACTATGCACTGTTGGTTATTTTACTTGTAATGGCAAGCTTCTTTTTACTCGAATTGGTGCGCTCAGAGCCTATTCACCCTGTGCAATACGGCTTTGTAGGGGTCACCTTGGCCATTTTTTACTTGTTACTGATCTCTTTGAGTGAACACCTGGGTTTTGGCCTTGCGTATGTGATTTCAACATTGAGTGCAACAGGTTTGCTTGGTTGGTATGTAGCTGGAGTATTAAACAATGCCAAATTAGGTGTGTACTTTAGTCTTGGCTTGGCGATGTTATACAGCTTGCTGTATGGCATGTTAGGGGCAGAGGACTATGCACTCCTTATGGGTAGCTTAATGTGCTTTATTGTCTTGTCATTAGTGATGATTTTAACTCGCAAAGTGAACTGGTATGGCTCGGCTCAGCAATCCGTCAGTAAGACTACATGTGAAACCGATCATGAGAGTATATCTAAGACTTAA
- a CDS encoding LysE family translocator gives MLELSILPLFVMTCLILAVSPGPDLVLISAYSSGQGVLAGVRISIGIFVAGIVQTLAVALGLGQLMQQFPPLVMIIKMLGALYLAWLGVTMLRTWWANAQQHENVVQTPSLSSSNLVLKGFLNNLMNPKAILFFSVFLVQFTNDAQPMSMQIIILGVLLCTIVLLVNFVFSFVFSKVAKIFARKINISQHFDGILGALFLALAARLALSK, from the coding sequence ATGCTAGAACTTTCGATTTTGCCACTTTTTGTGATGACCTGTTTAATACTCGCGGTGTCACCAGGGCCCGATCTGGTCCTTATTTCTGCTTACTCGTCTGGGCAAGGTGTATTAGCAGGAGTCAGAATATCCATTGGTATTTTTGTCGCAGGCATTGTACAAACTCTTGCTGTCGCTTTGGGACTGGGTCAATTAATGCAACAGTTTCCTCCTTTGGTCATGATTATAAAAATGCTGGGTGCGCTGTATTTGGCGTGGCTTGGCGTGACTATGCTGCGCACATGGTGGGCGAATGCTCAACAGCATGAAAACGTAGTACAAACCCCGAGCCTATCGTCTAGTAATCTGGTTTTAAAAGGGTTTTTAAATAATTTGATGAATCCAAAAGCCATCTTATTTTTTAGTGTGTTCTTAGTGCAATTTACCAATGATGCACAGCCAATGAGTATGCAGATCATCATTTTAGGCGTGTTGCTATGTACGATTGTATTGCTGGTTAACTTTGTTTTTTCATTTGTTTTCAGTAAGGTAGCAAAGATATTTGCAAGAAAGATTAATATTAGCCAACATTTTGATGGCATTTTAGGTGCGCTGTTTTTGGCGCTGGCAGCAAGGTTAGCGCTGTCAAAATAA
- a CDS encoding GNAT family N-acetyltransferase encodes MTTIKTLDTERLRLVAPNEACLDAYLQFYTDGSASKMYGGPIEPAKVLARLKADLGCWALYGFGVWAIQEKETGRYIGTCGFWRGYNWPTELTWWLLPEGRGKGYALEASKVAIEYAYAELKFTQVQTYMNDDNVAARALVERLGGVKTDRYCFPDGVYRDIFTIAK; translated from the coding sequence ATGACAACAATTAAAACCTTGGACACTGAACGGCTCAGGCTAGTTGCGCCAAATGAAGCGTGCTTAGATGCCTATTTGCAGTTTTATACTGATGGTAGTGCATCAAAAATGTACGGCGGGCCGATTGAGCCAGCAAAAGTGCTCGCTAGACTTAAAGCCGACCTGGGGTGTTGGGCTTTATATGGTTTTGGGGTGTGGGCTATACAAGAAAAAGAAACTGGGCGCTATATTGGCACATGTGGTTTTTGGCGCGGATACAACTGGCCAACGGAACTGACCTGGTGGTTGTTGCCTGAGGGGCGTGGCAAAGGCTACGCCCTTGAGGCGTCTAAAGTGGCGATTGAGTATGCTTATGCAGAGTTAAAGTTTACACAAGTACAAACTTATATGAACGATGACAATGTAGCTGCGCGAGCATTGGTTGAGCGCTTAGGAGGCGTTAAAACGGACAGGTACTGCTTCCCAGATGGGGTGTATCGCGATATTTTTACGATTGCTAAATAA
- a CDS encoding tRNA (adenine(22)-N(1))-methyltransferase has protein sequence MKLGKRLAQISQLVDNQYSHIWDCCCDHGFLGANLLDKNLDATVHFVDIVPHLMQALEAKLEEFYADKRTQWQTHCMDVAKLPLKEKPGKHLVIIAGVGGDLCGRFIKHILANNPSSDIEFLLCPVHHLYTLRQTLNHLNLNLINETLISENKRYYEILKITNSPAVQAHSISPVGEAIWQFSDAQSSANAKAYLSKTIAHYQRINRGDNDVSDIIAAYEGVKVAPKNE, from the coding sequence ATGAAGTTAGGTAAACGACTTGCACAAATTAGCCAGCTTGTTGACAACCAATACTCACACATTTGGGATTGCTGTTGTGATCATGGCTTTTTGGGCGCAAATCTACTAGATAAAAACCTTGATGCGACGGTGCATTTTGTTGATATTGTCCCCCATTTAATGCAGGCTTTAGAGGCTAAACTAGAAGAGTTTTACGCAGACAAACGTACGCAATGGCAAACCCATTGTATGGATGTTGCAAAACTCCCCCTTAAGGAAAAACCAGGGAAGCACCTTGTCATTATTGCCGGTGTTGGCGGTGACCTATGTGGTCGATTTATCAAACACATACTCGCCAATAATCCAAGTTCTGACATCGAGTTTTTACTCTGTCCTGTGCATCACCTTTATACTTTGAGACAAACGCTTAATCACCTCAATTTGAATCTGATTAATGAGACATTAATTAGCGAAAATAAACGCTATTACGAAATACTGAAAATCACCAATAGCCCTGCAGTACAAGCACACTCAATCTCACCTGTAGGTGAAGCGATATGGCAATTTAGTGATGCGCAATCCTCTGCCAATGCAAAAGCCTATTTAAGTAAAACCATCGCTCACTACCAACGTATTAATCGCGGTGACAATGACGTGTCAGATATCATTGCAGCATATGAAGGTGTGAAGGTCGCGCCCAAAAACGAATAG
- a CDS encoding TetR/AcrR family transcriptional regulator: protein MKLSEKKRLQIIHAAEHLFAEHGAQQTSMDLVAQTAEVSKRTVYNHFDSKEALLYAVIENMLSQVTQDQELVYTNDKPMRDQLIDIAKSEADMLTSAPFLRIARVAFLELLQNPDMAAHLNNTKVGCMRYFETFIDHAITAKQLEVDDITFAAKQFVFQLKSFIFYPRLYGFELDAHITQDKVIEETVDMFLARYQIKSER from the coding sequence ATGAAGCTATCAGAGAAAAAACGCTTACAAATCATTCATGCAGCAGAACATTTATTTGCTGAACACGGTGCGCAACAAACTAGTATGGATTTGGTTGCCCAAACCGCAGAAGTATCTAAACGCACTGTATATAATCACTTTGATAGCAAAGAAGCGCTACTTTACGCCGTGATTGAAAACATGCTCAGCCAAGTAACCCAAGACCAAGAGCTTGTTTATACGAATGACAAACCTATGCGCGATCAGCTTATCGACATCGCAAAATCAGAAGCAGACATGTTGACCTCTGCTCCCTTTTTGCGCATCGCGCGGGTGGCTTTTTTAGAACTGTTGCAAAACCCAGATATGGCTGCACACTTAAATAACACCAAAGTGGGCTGTATGCGCTACTTCGAAACCTTTATTGACCACGCAATCACCGCAAAGCAACTGGAAGTCGATGATATTACTTTCGCAGCCAAGCAATTTGTCTTTCAGTTAAAGTCCTTTATTTTTTACCCTCGCCTGTATGGTTTTGAGCTTGATGCTCACATCACCCAAGACAAGGTCATTGAAGAAACCGTCGATATGTTTTTAGCACGCTATCAAATTAAAAGTGAGCGATAA
- a CDS encoding MBL fold metallo-hydrolase yields the protein MVSNLDAQVNEAGYRSTQFKEGQFHNTNETQPPSLSKTLGIFWRFITESKTSPVPNKPLPMVQQTKSMLSELSDTQVHMIKLGHSSVLLKVYGKYWLLDPVFSKRASPFSFAGPERFQETPISLEDLPPIERILISHNHYDHLDKDSVLALMDKTQEIFVPLGVEGDLAQWGVDKAKIKVFDWWQEHVDSESLVAFVPTQHFSGRGLGDGNKTLWGSWVIKAGEQSLYFSGDSGYFDGFKDIGRRYGPFNYTFIETGAYDKDWADIHMTPEQSVQAHIDLNAGVMLPIHNGTFDLAFHAWYEPLERVSKAAQLHQVTINTPIVGEVLTAGEAHNNAFWWKSFMSNG from the coding sequence ATGGTGTCAAATTTAGACGCACAAGTGAATGAAGCGGGTTATCGCTCAACACAATTTAAAGAAGGCCAGTTTCACAACACCAATGAAACCCAACCGCCAAGTTTAAGTAAAACACTGGGTATTTTTTGGCGCTTTATAACGGAGTCAAAAACTTCGCCTGTGCCTAACAAGCCATTACCTATGGTGCAACAGACTAAATCCATGTTGTCAGAGCTATCGGACACACAAGTCCACATGATCAAGTTAGGCCACTCATCTGTCTTATTAAAAGTGTACGGTAAATATTGGTTGTTAGATCCGGTGTTCTCTAAACGCGCATCGCCATTTAGTTTTGCAGGGCCTGAGCGCTTTCAAGAAACACCTATCTCTCTTGAAGACTTACCGCCAATTGAGCGTATTTTAATTTCTCACAATCACTACGATCATTTAGATAAAGACAGCGTGTTGGCTTTGATGGATAAAACGCAGGAAATTTTTGTTCCACTTGGCGTGGAAGGGGACCTTGCTCAGTGGGGAGTAGATAAAGCCAAGATTAAAGTATTTGACTGGTGGCAGGAGCATGTTGACAGCGAGAGCTTGGTCGCCTTTGTGCCGACACAGCATTTTTCTGGCAGGGGACTGGGCGATGGGAATAAAACGTTGTGGGGCTCATGGGTAATAAAAGCGGGTGAGCAAAGTCTTTATTTTAGCGGTGATTCTGGGTATTTCGATGGCTTTAAAGACATAGGCCGACGCTACGGGCCATTTAACTACACCTTTATTGAAACGGGTGCCTATGATAAAGATTGGGCTGATATCCACATGACGCCCGAACAAAGCGTGCAAGCACATATTGATTTGAATGCAGGGGTCATGTTGCCTATTCATAATGGTACGTTCGACTTGGCATTCCACGCTTGGTATGAGCCGTTAGAGCGTGTATCTAAAGCTGCTCAACTGCATCAGGTGACAATCAATACGCCCATTGTTGGCGAAGTACTTACTGCCGGAGAGGCGCATAATAATGCCTTTTGGTGGAAATCTTTCATGTCTAACGGTTAA
- a CDS encoding nuclear transport factor 2 family protein, with translation MHTETEQATITIVDRQLEAYNNQDIDAFAATYSDDVEIYQSQTLVFKGKGALIERYGKKFASLSYLHATSLKRIVHEHFLIDHELAESSTLPSKEVDKSIKVIAAYEVKDGLICKVTFMG, from the coding sequence ATGCATACAGAAACAGAGCAAGCCACCATTACCATCGTCGATCGTCAACTTGAGGCTTATAATAATCAAGATATTGACGCCTTTGCTGCAACGTACAGCGATGATGTAGAAATTTACCAATCACAAACTTTAGTGTTCAAAGGTAAAGGTGCCTTGATTGAACGCTATGGCAAAAAATTTGCCAGCTTAAGCTACTTGCACGCAACTTCATTAAAGCGCATTGTGCACGAGCACTTTTTAATTGATCATGAGTTGGCTGAGTCATCGACATTACCAAGCAAAGAGGTTGATAAAAGCATTAAGGTGATAGCAGCTTACGAGGTGAAAGATGGCCTTATTTGCAAAGTGACGTTTATGGGTTAA
- a CDS encoding ADP-ribosylglycohydrolase family protein: MLLEIAIGDAYGAGFEFASKEKVVNFNNLTAYHEHGLGIAPGHYTDDTQMSLALAELIISSAPWDEYTITQKFIECFKRDKRLGYSKGFYAFLESINSADEFLAKIKPNSKANGAAMRSVPIGLFPNIEDVLSKAKLQAKLTHNTNIGINSSQAVALASHFFYYQIGPKQQLADFVQSHTEIEWDRQWQKEVACCGYETINALLTVLLNAKSYSELLIKSVAFGGDVDTVAACALGIASLSDEYVNDLPAFLYDELENKQYGKDYLIKLSSDLLETVNKLR; encoded by the coding sequence ATGCTACTTGAAATCGCAATCGGCGATGCTTACGGCGCTGGTTTTGAATTTGCAAGCAAAGAGAAAGTTGTGAATTTTAATAATTTAACAGCCTATCATGAGCATGGACTAGGCATCGCGCCTGGCCACTACACAGATGACACCCAAATGTCGTTAGCGCTTGCAGAACTCATAATAAGCTCAGCGCCTTGGGATGAATACACCATCACACAAAAATTTATTGAATGCTTTAAACGAGACAAGCGCCTTGGCTATTCCAAAGGCTTTTATGCATTTTTGGAATCAATTAATTCAGCTGATGAGTTTTTAGCCAAAATTAAGCCCAATAGCAAAGCCAATGGTGCTGCAATGCGCTCAGTTCCGATTGGCCTATTCCCAAACATTGAAGATGTACTTAGCAAAGCCAAATTACAAGCTAAACTCACCCATAATACCAACATTGGTATCAACTCATCTCAAGCTGTTGCGCTGGCCAGTCACTTCTTTTATTACCAAATAGGGCCTAAACAGCAACTTGCCGATTTTGTTCAGTCTCATACCGAAATTGAGTGGGACCGTCAGTGGCAAAAAGAGGTCGCATGCTGCGGCTATGAAACCATCAACGCACTACTGACCGTGTTATTGAATGCCAAAAGCTATTCTGAGCTGTTAATCAAATCGGTGGCATTTGGCGGTGATGTGGATACTGTCGCAGCGTGTGCATTGGGTATTGCAAGTTTAAGTGATGAGTATGTTAATGACCTACCTGCATTTTTATACGACGAACTTGAAAACAAACAATACGGTAAAGACTATTTAATAAAGCTCTCTTCTGACTTACTAGAAACTGTAAATAAGCTAAGGTAG
- a CDS encoding glycerophosphodiester phosphodiesterase family protein has protein sequence MKHWAVRISVLILIILVARQPDLELENPGKVISYKGLVQPTDYRGVTNETCTANRLTSVEHPFIENTLPAIGKAFELGADTVHLNVHATADKQLAIFHDWTLDCRTNGEGVTSKQTMEYLKTLDAGYGYSVGEEEAYPLRGKGVGLIPSLSEVLTQFPEKSFLLNVKTAGPESIEVVTSHLNKLTAEQRSRISFMGIQSISEEIVEQFPEQMTYSKEVGKRCLVKYIFIGWSRYYPGSCSNTTLVIPEQFGKILWGWPEQFAARAQQNGSEVYLYQTKQPYSPKSDLREQGIGIFTADMFGVSSQD, from the coding sequence ATGAAACACTGGGCTGTACGTATATCCGTTTTAATACTCATCATTTTAGTTGCAAGGCAACCAGACCTTGAACTGGAAAACCCCGGAAAAGTTATCTCTTACAAAGGATTAGTCCAACCTACCGATTATAGAGGTGTGACTAACGAAACTTGTACAGCAAACAGATTGACGTCTGTTGAACATCCATTTATCGAGAATACCCTGCCTGCAATAGGAAAAGCATTTGAATTGGGTGCAGATACAGTACACCTGAATGTACATGCCACAGCGGATAAACAGCTGGCTATATTTCATGACTGGACTCTTGATTGTCGCACGAACGGCGAAGGAGTGACGTCAAAGCAAACCATGGAATACCTAAAAACTTTAGATGCAGGTTATGGTTATAGTGTCGGTGAAGAGGAAGCGTACCCACTCAGGGGCAAAGGTGTTGGCCTAATTCCTTCATTATCTGAAGTACTTACACAATTCCCGGAAAAGTCGTTTTTACTTAATGTGAAAACAGCAGGTCCTGAGTCAATAGAAGTTGTGACAAGCCATTTAAATAAGCTGACTGCTGAGCAGCGCAGCCGAATTAGCTTTATGGGTATTCAAAGTATATCGGAGGAGATTGTTGAGCAATTCCCTGAGCAAATGACGTATTCAAAAGAAGTGGGTAAACGCTGTCTTGTAAAGTATATCTTTATTGGTTGGTCGCGTTATTATCCTGGCTCCTGTAGTAATACAACGCTCGTTATTCCAGAACAGTTTGGTAAGATTTTGTGGGGATGGCCAGAGCAATTTGCGGCCCGAGCTCAGCAAAATGGTAGTGAAGTTTACTTATATCAAACAAAACAGCCTTATTCACCAAAAAGTGATTTAAGAGAGCAAGGGATTGGTATTTTTACTGCTGATATGTTTGGTGTTTCTAGTCAAGATTAA